The following proteins are encoded in a genomic region of Triticum urartu cultivar G1812 unplaced genomic scaffold, Tu2.1 TuUngrouped_contig_9039, whole genome shotgun sequence:
- the LOC125532095 gene encoding uncharacterized protein LOC125532095: MRNLHNGIGGPELYTSLNVLAIKLIKCSVQFPIDVYGHVSVRDDIDAKRVFLFRRVRDHCQKINDAQGAFLSLTGPSRGIVLHSALHIEIDLKIRSLDSERDIEIANCCLEDKVATSCSKVIRSRVAGPLCSVDLTYAPVHEAVEATFKFTLSQIKTSIKRPNGSVARQRQPFNKDNQEHCEILGKITVGISGIAEGVLLYDGSSLVGEGGLIRLQRRVVAAPLWLPLSINTVSRDGKNTTTSVYPSNCGCQTFVVTAASYELEGTIVWSSLYSSKADDVHMVPACKALQPALTVW; the protein is encoded by the exons ATGCGGAACCTGCACAATGGAATCGGTGGACCGGAGCTCTATACTTCCTTGAACGTGCTCGCCATCAAGTTGATCAAGTGCTCGGTTCAGTTCCCAATCGACGTTTATGGCCACGTTTCGGTCAGGGACGATATTGATGCCAAGCGTGTGTTCCTCTTCCGTCGCGTTCGTGACCACTGCCAGAAGATTAACGACGCCCAG GGTGCATTCTTGTCCCTAACCGGTCCGTCTCGAGGAATCGTTTTGCACAGTGCCCTTCACATTGAGATTGACTTGAAAATTAGGAGTTTGGATTCAGAAAGGGACATTGAGATCGCCAATTGTTGCCTAGAGGACAAGGTAGCCACCTCTTGCTCCAAAGTGATTAGAAGCAGGGTTGCCGGCCCATTGTGCTCAGTCGACTTGACATACGCACCTGTCCATGAAGCAGTGGAAGCCACCTTTAAGTTTACTCTTAGCCAGATCAAGACAAGCATAAAAAGGCCAAATGGATCTGTTGCTCGGCAGCGGCAACCCTTCAACAAGGACAACCAGGAACACTGCGAAATCCTTGGCAAGATCACTGTTGGCATTTCTGGAATTGCTGAGGGTGTCCTCCTTTATGATGGCAGTAGTTTGGTTGGTGAAGGTGGGCTTATTAGATTGCAGCGTCGGGTTGTGGCTGCACCCCTGTGGCTTCCTCTATCAATCAACACAGTGTCTCGTGATGGTAAGAATACTACCACCAGTGTTTACCCCTCAAACTGTGGCTGCCAGACCTTCGTTGTGACAGCTGCTTCCTATGAACTAGAGGGCACCATTGTCTGGTCTTCGCTCTACTCTTCCAAGGCGGATGACGTGCATATGGTTCCGGCCTGTAAAGCTCTCCAGCCAGCTTTAACTGTGTGGTGA